The Acidobacteriota bacterium genome contains the following window.
TGACGACCAGCAGATCATATTCCACTATCAACGAAGCCAGCAGGACAACGGCAAGCGTTTTGATCAACTACTTGGCGGCGACGGCAATCTAATTGCCGATCTGCGAAATTTGATGCTTGATTTTGGCTATATCCGGTACGTAAAGCAGGGTTTTGCACCGTTCGATAATTTTTCGTTCACCGCGTCCTACAACAGCCAGCGCGAGGAACGCGTAAATCAAGGCGGCCAGGGAAACCCAAACGGCGACATTACGCACCAATACGAACGCACATCGACCTATGGTGCCAGCTTTTTTGTCGACAAGAAATGGGGCCGAAATACGATGCTGATCGGCGGAGATGCTTATGCCGAAAGGCTGAATTCGCCGGCATACATAGTTAACCCGGTGACTAATGTCGTCACGATCTCGCGTCCCCGCATACCGGATGAAGCGACTTTCGATTCACAGGGTATTTTCGTTCAGGATCAGTGGGAAGTCGTTCCTGACCGTTTTCGCGTCACGGGTGCCTTGCGTTACAGCGGGATGCACTATGACGTTAATTCAAAAGAATCGCCGATCGTTTCCGGCAAGCGTTTGTGGGCGGATGATGATCTTAAGACGGCGGACCTATCGGGCCGCATCGGTGCGGTCGTTCGGGCGTCGGATCATTTCCGGGTGGCGTTCAACGTTGCCCGTGGTTTTCGCTACCCGAGCATGACCGATCTCGGAACACTTGGGCTGACTGGAGACGGCTTTGAGGTAGATCATCTTTCAGCTTCAGAATTGGGCGGCACGATCGGAACAACCGCCAGTGCCTCGGCTATTTCGACCGGATTGCCGGTTGAAAAACAGCGTTCGGAAAAGAGCAACAGCTACGACCTCAGCTTCCGTTATCAGCATAAGCGGTTCGATACGGAATTGACGTTCTTCCGTCTCGATATCGTCGACGCGATCACTAAACAGGCTTTAATTCTGCCGCAGGGAGCGGTTGGTAAATCGCTCGGCGGCGAGTTGATCACGAGCCAAACCCCCAACGGCACTGTGTTTGTCGCTGCGTCCACCGCTCCGGTTCTCGTTCGTACCAATTTTACGGCAGCAAAGATCTGGGGCGTGGAATACGAAGCAGAAGCGAGACTACGCCGCGATCTGATCCTCAAAGGTAACTACACTTATATCAAAGCAGCCGACAAGGCCACTGGCCTGCCGCCAAACATCGAGGGCGGAACACCGCCGCCGACAGCGTTTGTCAGCCTTCGCTATAACCATTCGCGATTCTGGGTTGAAGGCTACTCAACGCTTGCCGACCGTCAGGATCGACTTTCGAGCCTTGACCTGTCGGATCGCCGAACTGCTGCTCCGCGTTCGCGGGCCCAAATCCAGAACTATTTCCGCCGCGGCGCGTGCGTCAACGGCCTGACCTCGCCGGGTACGACCGGATGTACGTCAGCCGGCGGAATTCTGCGTGCGACCAACGAGACTCAGCTTCAGGTGCAGAATCGCCTGCTGCCGATCGGAGCCACTATTAACGGCGTTCTGGTCGTCAACGACAACACGGTAGTGCCGCTTTACACGTATTTGCCTGGTTATGTGACCGCAAATATACGCGGCGGCATCACTATCAACGACAGGGCAGGATTCTTCTGGTCGGTTGAGAATATATTCGATCGAGCGTACCGAAATCCAAGCTGGGGAATAGATGGTACGGGACGGAGCTTTAACGCACAGTTTAGATACAGATTCTAAATTCCTCTGCTACACGGCTTTTGTGCCTACGGAAACGTTTATAGCGGCTTTTCCATTACGAGATTAATTCCAACAGAATCTCCGTATGGGAACTCCAGCGTTCCGGTCTGCACGAAGCCGTGCTTTTTATAGAAACTTTGCCCTCGCTGATTTTCTTCCCATACTCCCAGCCAGATGGACCCTGCGCCAAGTTCTTTGGCCGTCTTAATGCAGTGTTCCAGCAATATCTCGCCCAGTCCGGTGCCCCAAACACGTTCAAGCAGGTAGATCCGCTTTAACTCAACCGGATCTGGCGAAGTGATACTCGCGTGCGTCGAACCGGTTATGAGCTTCGCGTAGCCGACGGCTTTCCCATTACGCAGAACGATGTAAAAGCGGGATGCCGGATCGGCGATCTCTGCTTCGAGTACGGCGATCTCGAATGAATCGTGAATGTAGCCCGCCAGGTCACCCGGTTCATCCTGCTCGAAATACGCTTCGTAAAAGGTCGTCGAAGCGAGTACGGAGATCAGGACGGCATCGCCTTCGGCGGCGGTTCTAATGGTGATGTCTTGTTTCTGGTTATCCATGGCTAAAAACAAAAAAACAGCAAACCGCTTGATTTGCTGCCTTTCTTATAAGTGGTCGGGGCGAGAGGATTCGAACCTCCGACCTCACGGTCCCGAACCGTGCGCGCTACCAGACTGCGCTACGCCCCGTCGATCAATGTTTGAGTGTAGGTCACACGGGTGGTTTAGTCAAACGGAGTTCAAAGTTCCACCTTTAGGTGGGTATTCGCTGCGGTTATGCCAGCTAAAGCCGCGACTTCGAACGTGGTTTACGCGGCCGGTTTGTCATCCTCAACGACCTCAACTATCTCGTCCACTAAGTCAGGCCTTTTACCAAATTTATGTTTAAGAAACTCTATGATCGGCGGTAGCAGTGAAAGGACGACGACGACGATGACGACTTTTTCGATATGATCTTCGAGCTTGATGTTCAGGGCCCGTTCCACGACACCGCCGAGGAAGTAACCAGCAAGCACCATGCTGCCGATCCAAAGCAATCCGCCAAAGATGCTGTAGGGAAGGAATTGCCTGTACGGCATCTCGGCAGCACCAACTACGATCGGGGCGAACGTGCGTACGATCGGAACAAATCTCGCGAGGATCACCGTCTTGGGGCCGTATTTCTCGAAGAAGTGATGAGCTTTTTCAACCCGGCTTGGCTTGAAGACCCATGATTCTTCGCGGTTAAAGAGAGTTTTGCCCATTACCCGGCCGGTCCAGTAACCGGTGCTGTCGCCGATCACTGAACCGAGAAAGAAGGCCAGCATCACAAGCAAAACATTCAACTTGCCGGCAGCAGCGAAGAGGCCTGAAACGACAAGCAGCGAGTCGCCCGGCAGAAAGAAGCCGACCGCAAGCCCTGTCTCGGCGAAGATAATAAAAAACAAACCGAAATAGACGTACACGCCGAGCAGATTCAGCATATAGTCGATCAGGAATTTTGGATTGAGAAAATCTTTTAAGGTGTAAAGAAATTCGACGATTGAGTCCATAAAGAAGTTGTCGGTTGTCAGTTGTCAGAAAAACCAACGAGTGAAGACCAAAGGCTTATAGTTTAGCCATTCCAGCCAAATTCCCCAATTAGGGGGACAAAGGCGCACGGGCCGAAGTTCTCGACTGTCGAGCCTGTTTCAGTTCGCGTGACGCGGATGAGCATTTGCGATTTTCGATCTTCGCCGACCGGAATGACGAGTTTGCCGCCGACCTTGAGCTGCTTGACGAGCGGTTCAGGGATCTCCGGGCCGCCGGCGGCGACAAGTATCGCATCGTACGGCATATAGGCGTCCCAGCCGCTGGTGCCGTCGCCGGCTTTGAGCGTAAAGTTTCTGAATCCAAGCGTTTGCAATCGTTGGTTGGATTCGGCGGCGAGATTGTGCAGGCGTTCGATCGAAAAGACCTTGCGGGCGAGCGAAGCCAGGATCGCGGTCTGATAGCCGGAACCAGCGCCGATCTCGAGCACTTTTTCGGAACCAGTAAGTTCCAAAAGACTCGTCATTCGAGCGACGATATACGGCTGCGAGATAGTCTGGCCGCCGGCGATCGGGAGGGCGTTGTCGCGATATGCCTGTGATTTTATCGCTTCGGGAACGAAAAGGTGACGCGGTAAATTTGCCATGACCTCGAGAACGCGTTCATCCGCGATGTGGTATTCGTCGCGAAGTTTATCGACCATGCGAAGCCGCTGCATGGTCATCTCGTCAGTCAGATTTGGCCTCGAAGCCGCGTTCATTAGTTCGTGTTCCAGTATTGCAGAGTTTCAAGAGCTGCGTGGTTTGTCAGGTCGCTTCTCATCGGCGTGACGGAGACGTAGCCCTCATCGATCGCTTCAAAATCCGTTCCGCCCTCAGCGTGAAAGCCGTCGCGAAGCTCACCGATCCAATAATATTGCTTTCCGCGCGGATCTAGGTGTTCGGTAATGTGGGGCCGAGCATCTTTGAAGCCCTGTTTCGTAACGCGGATGCCCCTCGGAACGCCTTTTGGTACATTGACGTTGAGCAGAGTGCCTTTTGGAATTCCGTCAGCGAGAGCCTTTCGGGTGATCTCGGCGGCGATCTTCGCAGATTCGGTGAAATCCTGCTCGCGGTACACCACAAGACTGAATGCGAGCCCGGCGACACCAAGGATCGTCGCTTCCATCGCACCGGCGACGGTGCCTGAATAGGTTGCGTCGTCACCCAGATTTCCGCCATGATTGATACCTGAACAGCAAATGTGCGGTAATTCGTCCTTTGGCAGGATCTGATTTAGGGCGAGCGTGACGCAATCGGTTGGCGTCCCGTCAACCGTCCAATGCCGTGCCCCGCGATGCCTGATCCTTAATGGCCGCGAAAGGGTAAGGCTGTGCGAAGCTCCACTCATCTCAGATTCCGGAGCTACAACGTAAACGTCACCGACCTCGCTCAGAGCCGCCTCAAGAGCCAAAATGCCATCCGCATGATAGCCGTCGTCGTTGGTTAAAAGTATGCGTGGTCGGGTCATGAGAAGTTAAAAACTAAAAGTGAAAAGTTAATAGTGAAGAGCGAAAAAGCCAAAAGGTGAAAAAGAATGCACGTATGCCGTACTTTTTCACCTTTTAACTGATCACTTTTAGCTATTAACTATCTGTTGCCTTGTCCCATCGGCGGACGCGATGCTCCGGTGCCGGTGCCCGTACCGTTACCCATCGGACGCTGCTGACGGAAACGTCGGCGGTTACGCTTGCGGGCGTTTACCGATTTTAGCTTTGCCTTCTGACCCGGCGGGATGAAGTGAGCGTGCTTCTTGAGATCCTTGATGATCTCTTCGCTGATAACCTTTCT
Protein-coding sequences here:
- a CDS encoding VTT domain-containing protein, coding for MDSIVEFLYTLKDFLNPKFLIDYMLNLLGVYVYFGLFFIIFAETGLAVGFFLPGDSLLVVSGLFAAAGKLNVLLVMLAFFLGSVIGDSTGYWTGRVMGKTLFNREESWVFKPSRVEKAHHFFEKYGPKTVILARFVPIVRTFAPIVVGAAEMPYRQFLPYSIFGGLLWIGSMVLAGYFLGGVVERALNIKLEDHIEKVVIVVVVLSLLPPIIEFLKHKFGKRPDLVDEIVEVVEDDKPAA
- the surE gene encoding 5'/3'-nucleotidase SurE: MTRPRILLTNDDGYHADGILALEAALSEVGDVYVVAPESEMSGASHSLTLSRPLRIRHRGARHWTVDGTPTDCVTLALNQILPKDELPHICCSGINHGGNLGDDATYSGTVAGAMEATILGVAGLAFSLVVYREQDFTESAKIAAEITRKALADGIPKGTLLNVNVPKGVPRGIRVTKQGFKDARPHITEHLDPRGKQYYWIGELRDGFHAEGGTDFEAIDEGYVSVTPMRSDLTNHAALETLQYWNTN
- a CDS encoding 30S ribosomal protein S21, with amino-acid sequence MAYINVNNNESIESALRRFKRKVISEEIIKDLKKHAHFIPPGQKAKLKSVNARKRNRRRFRQQRPMGNGTGTGTGASRPPMGQGNR
- a CDS encoding protein-L-isoaspartate(D-aspartate) O-methyltransferase → MTMQRLRMVDKLRDEYHIADERVLEVMANLPRHLFVPEAIKSQAYRDNALPIAGGQTISQPYIVARMTSLLELTGSEKVLEIGAGSGYQTAILASLARKVFSIERLHNLAAESNQRLQTLGFRNFTLKAGDGTSGWDAYMPYDAILVAAGGPEIPEPLVKQLKVGGKLVIPVGEDRKSQMLIRVTRTETGSTVENFGPCAFVPLIGEFGWNG
- a CDS encoding TonB-dependent receptor: MNKYFQPFLLAFLLGLASIVSANAQNVAGTVKDQNGDVVAGAIVTMRSAQARVSRTTVTDRSGEFAFSTLPPADYRLSIIANGFAIAEQSLAVAASGISGLVISLEVGESRVSVTAEIGQQANAADIPQAINVIDPEAILERATSVLAQAGEEEAGLNYQRTSPTIGAIVIRGLTGKNVVNFVDGVRYTNGAQRGGINTFLNLNEPTNLQSIEVLRGPTGAQYGSDSLAGTVNLVTKSPGFGTATPEWHGEFTPVFSSADKGYGSSGLLSYGTRRFGGYVSLAGRKIGDVRTAGGNDTHSAVLRFLGLPSTTLYDRSPGTGFNQYGGAIRMNFAPRDDQQIIFHYQRSQQDNGKRFDQLLGGDGNLIADLRNLMLDFGYIRYVKQGFAPFDNFSFTASYNSQREERVNQGGQGNPNGDITHQYERTSTYGASFFVDKKWGRNTMLIGGDAYAERLNSPAYIVNPVTNVVTISRPRIPDEATFDSQGIFVQDQWEVVPDRFRVTGALRYSGMHYDVNSKESPIVSGKRLWADDDLKTADLSGRIGAVVRASDHFRVAFNVARGFRYPSMTDLGTLGLTGDGFEVDHLSASELGGTIGTTASASAISTGLPVEKQRSEKSNSYDLSFRYQHKRFDTELTFFRLDIVDAITKQALILPQGAVGKSLGGELITSQTPNGTVFVAASTAPVLVRTNFTAAKIWGVEYEAEARLRRDLILKGNYTYIKAADKATGLPPNIEGGTPPPTAFVSLRYNHSRFWVEGYSTLADRQDRLSSLDLSDRRTAAPRSRAQIQNYFRRGACVNGLTSPGTTGCTSAGGILRATNETQLQVQNRLLPIGATINGVLVVNDNTVVPLYTYLPGYVTANIRGGITINDRAGFFWSVENIFDRAYRNPSWGIDGTGRSFNAQFRYRF
- a CDS encoding GNAT family N-acetyltransferase, whose translation is MDNQKQDITIRTAAEGDAVLISVLASTTFYEAYFEQDEPGDLAGYIHDSFEIAVLEAEIADPASRFYIVLRNGKAVGYAKLITGSTHASITSPDPVELKRIYLLERVWGTGLGEILLEHCIKTAKELGAGSIWLGVWEENQRGQSFYKKHGFVQTGTLEFPYGDSVGINLVMEKPL